From one Pseudomonas sp. S35 genomic stretch:
- a CDS encoding AI-2E family transporter — protein sequence MADTRRWVWLGGIVLLCVFVFLLHSILTPFLVALLLAYLFDPVVDRLEKAGLSRTLGVVAVFALFTLIITALVLVLVPMLAKQLFRLYELAPQMLDWLQHTAMPWAQAKLGLSDGFWKFDKVKAAISEHMGQTTDIVGVILSQATASSLALIGWLTNLVLIPVVAFYLLRDWDIMMAKIRSLLPRDREERIVSLAGECHEVLGAFVRGQLLVMLALGVIYAAGLMAIGLELGLLIGLIAGLAAIVPYMGFVIGIGAALVAGLFQFGGDLYPMLGIVAVFMVGQALEGMVLTPLLVGDRIGLHPVAVIFAILAGGELFGFTGILLALPVAAVIMVLVRHMHDLYKDSDVYTGVEDPDL from the coding sequence ATGGCGGATACGCGTCGTTGGGTGTGGCTTGGCGGGATCGTCCTGCTGTGCGTTTTTGTGTTCTTGCTGCATTCGATCCTGACGCCGTTCCTGGTTGCGTTGCTGCTGGCCTATCTATTTGATCCTGTGGTGGATCGCCTGGAGAAAGCTGGTCTGTCACGCACCTTGGGCGTAGTGGCGGTGTTTGCGCTGTTCACGTTGATCATCACCGCGTTGGTGCTGGTGCTGGTGCCGATGCTGGCCAAGCAACTGTTTCGCCTTTATGAACTGGCGCCGCAGATGCTCGACTGGCTGCAACACACGGCCATGCCGTGGGCGCAGGCCAAGCTGGGGTTGTCGGATGGTTTCTGGAAGTTCGACAAGGTCAAGGCGGCGATTAGCGAGCATATGGGGCAGACCACCGATATCGTCGGTGTGATCCTCAGCCAGGCCACGGCGTCGAGCCTGGCGTTGATTGGTTGGTTGACCAACCTCGTGCTGATCCCCGTGGTGGCGTTCTACCTGCTGCGCGACTGGGACATCATGATGGCCAAGATCCGCAGCCTGCTGCCGCGTGACCGTGAGGAGCGCATCGTGTCCCTGGCGGGTGAGTGCCATGAAGTGCTCGGCGCGTTTGTGCGGGGCCAGTTGCTGGTGATGCTGGCGCTGGGGGTTATTTATGCCGCCGGCCTGATGGCCATCGGCCTGGAACTGGGCCTGTTGATTGGCCTGATCGCAGGTTTGGCCGCGATCGTTCCTTATATGGGCTTTGTGATCGGTATCGGTGCGGCGCTGGTGGCGGGCCTGTTCCAGTTTGGCGGCGACCTGTACCCGATGCTCGGGATCGTTGCGGTGTTCATGGTTGGCCAGGCCCTTGAAGGCATGGTGCTGACGCCGTTGTTGGTAGGGGACCGGATTGGCCTGCACCCGGTGGCGGTGATCTTTGCGATCCTGGCCGGCGGTGAGCTGTTTGGCTTTACCGGTATCTTGCTGGCATTGCCAGTGGCGGCCGTGATCATGGTGCTGGTGCGCCATATGCACGATCTGTACAAGGATTCGGATGTGTACACGGGCGTCGAAGACCCCGACCTGTAA